In the genome of Mytilus edulis chromosome 3, xbMytEdul2.2, whole genome shotgun sequence, one region contains:
- the LOC139514330 gene encoding monocarboxylate transporter 12-like isoform X2 yields MRSKANTDGGYAWVVLSACVTLQFLTAGVVSSFGLFFVEILEVYEEKVSTATLIMGLMNGVYCLSSLPIMMYLIKVLTPRTTVILGSFITASGYSLSCLAGNIYFLFFTLSFLVGVGMALILPPSIYLLGTYFSKRRAMANGIAISGCCLGGLVCPPLYRYLLDNYGLRGALLLTGGILMHDIPMACLLRPNSKSSNISKNETEKETNDTRNIIESERPIRIQNVVKDHSNKNGDVNMYNVSSGSDPLLYEKKSKIKLLSSSENCLYKNVDTQLHDGHYNKRRFSISDPLTFGNRSASIGLSITNLNSSNNQVSDSPVEVQKCPHPCTPFLNPTFILFVVANCLATTVSATFLSYLPLYAKHHNIDNIKIVILVSLTGAVDFVGRICSGIMADIRHIKTYYILAISQGVCGVIYNCSPLLTSFDELVVFCVAIGLFAGVQLVLMFSHTVEIVGLDLTPPAVSILIVGQLPAFIFGPLIFGLLRDSTGDFIASFHTIGALALLASALFLCEPLTNRIIRRSQGVRFDQKAVLDT; encoded by the exons ATGAGGAGTAAAGCCAATACAGATGGCGGATATGCTTGGGTGGTTTTATCAG CTTGTGTCACCCTCCAGTTTCTGACAGCTGGGGTAGTCAGTTCTTTCGGTTTGTTTTTCGTTGAGATTCTTGAGGTTTACGAAGAAAAAGTGTCCACTGCCACCCTTATCATGGGACTGATGAATGGAGTTTACTGTTTGTCAT CACTTCCAATCATGATGTATTTGATTAAAGTATTGACACCAAGAACAACTGTAATACTTGGAAGTTTCATCACAGCTTCCGGTTATAGTCTGAGTTGTCTGGCTGGAAATATATACTTCCTGTTCTTTACTCTCAGCTTCCTCGTGG GAGTTGGAATGGCTTTGATTTTGCCACCATCAATCTATTTACTTGGGACGTATTTTTCAAAGCGTCGAGCTATGGCAAATGGAATAGCTATCTCCGGTTGTTGTTTAGGGGGACTTGTTTGTCCTCCTCTTTACAGATACTTACTGGACAACTATGGTTTAAGAGGAGCTCTGTTGCTAACTGGAGGTATCCTGATGCACGATATCCCAATGGCATGTTTATTAAGGCCAAACAGCAAGTCTTCAAACATTTCTAAAAATGAAACCGAGAAAGAGACCAACGACACAAGAAATATAATAGAATCAGAAAGACCAATACGTATTCAGAATGTTGTAAAAGATCATAGCAATAAGAATGGTGACGTGAACATGTATAATGTTTCTAGTGGATCAGATCCGTTGTTGTATGAAAAGAAgagcaaaattaaacttttatcatCAAGTGAAAATTGTCTTTATAAAAATGTTGACACCCAATTACATGATGGGCATTATAATAAGCGACGATTTTCAATATCAGATCCATTAACATTTGGAAATAGAAGTGCATCTATAGGATTATCGATAACAAATCTGAATTCCAGTAATAATCAAGTTAGCGATTCGCCAGTTGAGGTACAAAAATGTCCTCATCCATGTACTCCTTTCTTGAATCCAACGTTCATTCTCTTCGTTGTTGCAAACTGTTTGGCAACAACTGTCTCTGCTACGTTTTTATCTTACCTTCCGCTATATGCCAAACATCACAATATTGACAATATTAAAATAGTCATTTTAGTTTCCCTCACTGGAGCAGTGGATTTTGTAGGGAGAATATGTTCTGGAATTATGGCTGACATACGGCATATAAAAACATACTATATTTTAGCAATATCGCAGGGTGTATGTGGTGTGATATATAATTGTAGTCCATTATTGACATCGTTTGACGAGCTAGTGGTGTTTTGTGTTGCAATTGGTCTATTTGCTGGTGTCCAACTTGTATTAATGTTTAGTCATACAGTAGAAATAGTTGGACTTGACTTAACTCCTCCTGCAGTATCGATCCTCATTGTTGGCCAACTACCTGCGTTTATATTTGGACCACTAATTTTCG GTCTTTTAAGAGACTCTACAGGTGACTTTATAGCATCGTTCCATACCATAGGAGCACTAGCTTTACTGGCGTCGGCATTATTTTTATGTGAACCTCTTACAAATCGGATTATCAGACGATCTCAGGGAGTTAGGTTCGACCAGAAAGCTGTCCTTGATACGTAA
- the LOC139514330 gene encoding uncharacterized protein isoform X1 has protein sequence MEMYEYHTADRPNSSVRLYTNEPVFKYPYYERSSRFRRSADDFFDNKNNIAMYIVAPIMFVVFCSCCGIYGCYKCRKYMKENDPVSTVKQKIYHVRDLITGKIKLRRQLFLEQLNNRSRPSSAKSFQYNDRNSNTDDLDKIRSVMSTPGISYFPENKSFTSSYTNSQSTVSIHNFQNSPISTLTESTIISCAVSVEDHPFGISTSESIDMPIQNETEAYKSIPEQHSYSKYFDHGTSNVEQNGDLLFSVQTPGKAALVRSTVYEPNSVYRQNSNVSFTAPDVGKAAFVKTRSYVSHEDIEAKLPNNYGQISNQRQMEAKLTNIELSVLKRPAEDSSYFPSIGISSLKPSVHKNVENVSSSSKNMFDSDDCSCERSDESTKTLDLHEKPLSLSSNSPKLTCSGELVFKINGDNKNADDPPSYSSIEQLSYKMRGSSAQNRHEKFSTNNIDAKLDKIPLPFSNDELNQWNNLPNRGATKSFNLANDKQKSEFEIKHNTLSDNVNDTANQAATNNSLQQCEVNKKTKYQLHAEKFIKEAATKQRRKRQKDSRIVDYWR, from the coding sequence ATGGAAATGTACGAATATCATACCGCTGACCGACCGAACTCTTCTGTCAGGTTATATACTAATGAACCAGTTTTCAAATATCCTTACTATGAACGATCATCTAGATTTCGGCGATCAGCTGATGATTTTTTcgacaataaaaacaatattgcaATGTACATTGTAGCGCCGATtatgtttgttgttttctgtAGCTGTTGTGGAATTTATGGTTGCTATAAGTGTAGAAAATATATGAAAGAAAACGACCCTGTTTCAACTGTTAAGCAAAAGATATATCATGTTCGAGATTTAATCACGGGGAAAATCAAATTACGACGACAGctatttttagaacaattaaATAACAGAAGTCGTCCCTCATCTGCAAAAAGTTTCCAATATAATGACAGAAACAGCAATACAGATGATTTAGATAAAATAAGGTCAGTTATGTCAACACCCGGGATTTCTTATTTCCCGGAAAACAAATCATTTACCAGCTCATATACAAATTCACAGTCTACTGTTTCGATACACAATTTTCAGAACTCACCGATATCAACACTGACCGAGTCTACTATAATAAGCTGTGCGGTCAGTGTTGAGGATCATCCATTCGGAATTTCAACTTCCGAATCCATTGATATGCCAATTCAAAATGAAACGGAAGCTTACAAATCGATCCCCGAACAGCATTCTTACAGTAAATATTTTGATCATGGTACTTCTAATGTTGAACAAAATGGAGATTTGTTATTTTCTGTGCAAACTCCTGGAAAGGCTGCACTTGTACGTAGCACTGTTTATGAACCAAATTCAGTATATAGACAAAATAGCAACGTTAGCTTTACAGCACCTGACGTTGGGAAGGCAGCTTTTGTGAAGACTAGATCTTATGTATCTCACGAAGATATAGAAGCAAAATTACCTAACAACTATGGACAAATTTCAAACCAGCGACAAATGGAAGCAAAATTAACTAATATAGAGCTGTCTGTTTTAAAAAGACCCGCAGAAGATTCATCATATTTTCCATCCATAGGTATTTCATCACTGAAACCAAGTGTAcataaaaatgtagaaaatgtcagTAGTAGTTCAAAAAATATGTTCGATAGTGACGATTGTTCGTGTGAAAGGTCAGATGAGTCAACAAAAACACTAGACTTACATGAAAAACCTCTGTCACTTTCGAGTAATTCGCCTAAATTAACATGTAGTGGGGAATTGGTATTTAAGATCAATGGAGACAATAAAAATGCCGATGATCCCCCATCGTACTCCTCTATAGAACAGCTCAGTTACAAAATGCGTGGTAGTTCTGCACAAAATAGGCACGAAAAGTTTAGTACAAATAATATAGATGCAAAACTGGACAAAATCCCATTGCCTTTTTCGAATGATGAACTTAATCAGTGGAACAATTTACCTAATAGAGGTGCAACGAAATCTTTCAATTTggcaaatgataaacaaaagtCAGAATTTGAAATAAAGCACAATACATTATCTGATAATGTCAACGACACAGCCAACCAAGCTGCAACAAACAATTCTTTACAACAGTGtgaagttaataaaaaaacaaagtatCAACTACATgcagaaaaatttataaaagaggcAGCAACCAAGCAGAGGagaaaacgacaaaaagacaGTAGAATAGTTGATTACTGGAGATAA